A genome region from Hemitrygon akajei chromosome 14, sHemAka1.3, whole genome shotgun sequence includes the following:
- the mrpl42 gene encoding large ribosomal subunit protein mL42 isoform X2 produces the protein MLRRGGGWSCVCQKSTYTALPNDYNCKVELALTSDGRTIVCYHPSVDIPYEHTKPIPRPSPVENKEETHEQVLKARLEKEGLQDKQGPTIEELSKMFYTTKHRWYPFGQYHRRRINPNPPKDR, from the exons GTGGAGGCTGGAGTTGTGTTTGCCAGAAATCTACGTATACTGCTCTTCCCAATGACTATAACTG TAAAGTTGAACTTGCATTGACGTCAGATGGACGGACAATTGTTTGTTATCATCCATCGGTGGACATCCCATACGAACACACCAAG CCCATCCCACGACCATCCCCTGTGGAGAATAAAGAGGAGACTCACGAACAGGTACTAAAGGCCAGATTAGAAAAAGAAGGGCTGCAAGATAAACAGGGGCCTACAATCGAAGAACTCAGCAAAATGTTCTACACAACGAAACACCGTTGGTATCCATTTGGACA GTATCACAGGCGAAGGATTAATCCCAATCCACCAAAAGACAGATGA